A window of Streptomyces gilvosporeus contains these coding sequences:
- a CDS encoding GuaB3 family IMP dehydrogenase-related protein → MTEIEIGRGKRGRRAYGFDDIAVVPSRRTRDPKEVSIAWQIDAYRFELPFLAAPMDSVVSPQTAIRIGELGGLGVLNLEGLWTRYEDPEPLLAEIAELDGAVATKRLQEIYAAPIKEELIGQRIKEVRDSGVVTAAALSPQRTAQFSKAVVDAGVDIFVIRGTTVSAEHVSSAAEPLNLKQFIYELDVPVIVGGCATYTAALHLMRTGAAGVLVGFGGGAAHTTRNVLGIQVPMATAVADVAAARRDYMDESGGRYVHVIADGGVGWSGDLPKAIACGADAVMMGSPLARATDAPGRGHHWGMEAVHEDVPRGKRMDLGAVGTTEEILCGPSTTPDGSMNFFGALRRAMATTGYSELKEFQRVEVTVAPSQHKR, encoded by the coding sequence GTGACTGAGATCGAGATCGGACGCGGCAAGCGCGGCCGCCGGGCATACGGCTTCGACGACATCGCCGTCGTACCGTCTCGCCGCACCCGCGACCCGAAGGAGGTCTCGATCGCCTGGCAGATCGATGCCTACCGCTTCGAGCTGCCGTTCCTGGCGGCTCCCATGGACTCGGTGGTCTCCCCGCAGACCGCCATCCGCATCGGTGAGCTGGGCGGCCTGGGCGTCCTCAACCTCGAGGGCCTGTGGACCCGCTACGAGGACCCCGAGCCGCTGCTCGCGGAGATCGCGGAGCTGGACGGCGCGGTGGCCACCAAGCGGCTCCAGGAGATCTACGCCGCGCCGATCAAGGAAGAGCTGATCGGGCAGCGGATCAAGGAGGTGCGCGACTCCGGCGTCGTCACCGCCGCCGCGCTCTCCCCGCAGCGCACCGCCCAGTTCTCCAAGGCGGTCGTGGACGCGGGCGTCGACATTTTCGTCATCCGGGGTACGACGGTCTCCGCGGAGCACGTCTCCTCGGCCGCCGAGCCGCTGAACCTCAAGCAGTTCATCTACGAGCTGGATGTCCCGGTCATCGTCGGCGGCTGCGCCACCTACACCGCGGCCCTGCACCTGATGCGTACCGGCGCGGCCGGTGTGCTGGTCGGCTTCGGCGGCGGCGCCGCGCACACCACCCGTAACGTCCTGGGCATCCAGGTCCCGATGGCGACGGCTGTGGCCGATGTCGCGGCCGCGCGCCGCGACTACATGGACGAGTCCGGCGGCCGCTACGTCCACGTCATCGCCGACGGCGGCGTGGGCTGGTCCGGCGACCTGCCCAAGGCCATCGCGTGCGGCGCGGACGCGGTGATGATGGGCTCCCCGCTGGCCCGTGCGACCGATGCGCCGGGCCGCGGCCACCACTGGGGCATGGAGGCCGTCCACGAGGACGTCCCGCGCGGCAAGCGCATGGACCTCGGCGCGGTCGGCACCACCGAGGAGATCCTCTGCGGTCCTTCGACGACCCCCGACGGCTCGATGAACTTCTTCGGCGCCCTGCGCCGGGCGATGGCCACCACCGGCTACTCCGAACTGAAGGAGTTCCAGCGGGTGGAGGTCACGGTGGCGCCTTCGCAGCACAAGCGCTGA
- a CDS encoding nucleotide sugar dehydrogenase, whose translation MPADLAVIGLGHLGLPLAQAATAAGIGTLGYDPDPHAATPSGADGPLSATEIRRLLAAGFRTTADPATLGKVRTAVICAPTPLGTDRALDLTGIAEAARTLAARLRPHTTVILESAAYPGTTEDFLRPLLEEGSGLTAGRDFHLACSPSRHDPGNRIHRYRNTPKVIGGLTPACTEAAAAFYGRITDKVVRARGPREAETSKLLETNYRHVNIALMNEMAVFCHDIGVDLWDVIRCAETKPFGFQTFRPGPGVGGHATPIDPHHLSHKGRSPSHPLRMVELAQEVNGRMPGYVIQRCATLLNEHGKSARGARILLLGVTYKPDIGDQAASPAREIGSRLRELGAHLTYHDPYVPQWRLLDRPVPRADSLYEAAAAADLTVLLQPHRTYDLQGLAVKAQLLLDTRGATPTGAAHRL comes from the coding sequence ATGCCCGCGGACCTCGCCGTCATCGGACTCGGCCACCTCGGCCTCCCCCTCGCCCAAGCCGCCACCGCCGCCGGCATCGGCACCCTCGGCTACGACCCCGATCCGCACGCCGCCACTCCCTCGGGCGCCGACGGACCCCTGTCCGCCACCGAGATCCGCCGGCTCCTCGCGGCCGGCTTCCGCACCACCGCCGACCCCGCCACCCTCGGCAAGGTCCGTACGGCCGTGATCTGCGCGCCCACCCCGCTCGGCACGGACCGCGCGCTGGACCTGACGGGCATCGCGGAGGCGGCCCGCACCCTCGCCGCACGGCTGCGCCCGCACACCACCGTCATCCTGGAATCGGCCGCCTATCCGGGCACCACCGAGGATTTCCTGCGCCCCCTCCTCGAAGAGGGCTCCGGCCTGACCGCCGGCCGCGACTTCCACCTCGCCTGCTCCCCCAGCCGCCACGACCCCGGCAACCGCATCCACCGCTACCGCAACACCCCCAAGGTCATCGGCGGCCTCACCCCCGCCTGCACCGAGGCCGCCGCCGCCTTCTACGGCCGGATCACCGACAAGGTCGTACGGGCCCGCGGCCCTCGCGAGGCCGAGACGTCCAAGCTGCTGGAGACCAACTACCGGCACGTCAACATCGCCCTGATGAACGAGATGGCGGTCTTCTGCCATGACATCGGCGTCGACCTGTGGGACGTCATCCGCTGCGCCGAGACCAAACCGTTCGGCTTCCAGACCTTCCGCCCTGGACCGGGCGTCGGCGGGCACGCCACCCCGATCGATCCGCACCACCTGTCCCACAAGGGGCGTTCACCGAGCCACCCGCTGCGCATGGTCGAACTCGCCCAGGAGGTCAACGGCCGGATGCCGGGCTATGTCATCCAGCGCTGCGCCACCCTCCTGAACGAACACGGCAAATCCGCCCGCGGCGCCCGCATCCTGCTCCTCGGCGTCACCTACAAGCCCGACATCGGCGACCAGGCGGCCTCCCCGGCCCGCGAGATCGGCTCCCGCCTCCGCGAACTGGGCGCCCACCTCACGTACCACGACCCCTACGTCCCCCAGTGGCGCCTGCTCGACCGCCCCGTCCCCCGGGCCGACTCCCTCTACGAGGCCGCGGCCGCCGCCGACCTGACGGTCCTCCTCCAGCCCCACCGCACCTACGACCTCCAGGGCCTGGCCGTCAAGGCCCAACTGCTGCTGGACACGCGGGGAGCGACGCCCACGGGGGCGGCGCATCGGCTGTGA
- a CDS encoding WhiB family transcriptional regulator, which translates to MADFSRLPGPNADLWDWQLLAACRGVDSSLFFHPEGERGAARSARETSAKEVCMRCPVRAECAAHALAVREPYGVWGGLTEDEREELMGRARHRLIPATSMTGPGGMSDVNGG; encoded by the coding sequence ATGGCAGATTTCTCCCGCCTCCCGGGCCCGAACGCAGACCTCTGGGACTGGCAGCTCCTCGCCGCCTGCCGCGGCGTGGACAGCTCGCTCTTCTTCCACCCGGAAGGTGAGCGCGGAGCGGCCCGCAGCGCGCGTGAGACATCGGCGAAGGAGGTGTGCATGCGCTGCCCGGTGCGGGCCGAGTGTGCGGCGCATGCCCTGGCGGTCCGCGAGCCCTACGGGGTCTGGGGCGGACTGACCGAGGACGAACGCGAGGAGCTCATGGGCCGGGCCCGGCACCGGCTGATCCCCGCGACCTCCATGACCGGCCCGGGCGGTATGAGCGACGTGAACGGCGGCTGA
- a CDS encoding response regulator transcription factor, which yields MTSVLVCDDSPLAREALRRAVATVPGVERVTTAANGEEVLRRWGADRSDLILMDVRMPGLGGVETVRRLLSADPGARIIMLTVAEDLDGVALAVAAGARGYLHKDASRAELRATVTQALADPTWRLAPRRLRSAEMGAAPTLTAREIQVLEGMSHGRSNAEIGRELFLSEDTVKTHARRLFKKLGASDRAHAVALGFRWGLVR from the coding sequence ATGACATCCGTCCTCGTCTGCGACGACTCCCCGCTTGCCCGAGAGGCGCTCCGTCGGGCGGTTGCGACCGTGCCCGGCGTCGAGCGTGTGACGACCGCGGCCAACGGCGAGGAAGTCCTCCGCCGCTGGGGCGCCGATCGTTCGGACCTGATTTTGATGGACGTACGGATGCCCGGACTCGGCGGTGTCGAGACCGTGCGCCGGCTGCTGTCCGCCGACCCCGGCGCCCGGATCATCATGCTCACGGTGGCCGAGGACCTCGACGGTGTCGCGCTCGCGGTCGCCGCCGGTGCCCGCGGCTATCTGCACAAGGACGCCTCGCGCGCCGAGCTGCGGGCCACGGTGACCCAGGCGCTGGCCGACCCCACCTGGCGGCTCGCCCCGCGCCGGCTGCGGTCCGCCGAGATGGGTGCCGCGCCCACGCTGACGGCGCGCGAGATCCAAGTCCTGGAAGGCATGAGCCACGGCCGCTCCAACGCCGAGATCGGCCGCGAGCTGTTCCTGTCGGAGGACACGGTCAAGACCCACGCCCGGCGCCTGTTCAAGAAGCTCGGCGCCTCGGACCGCGCCCATGCGGTGGCGCTGGGATTCCGCTGGGGACTGGTGCGCTGA
- a CDS encoding SDR family NAD(P)-dependent oxidoreductase yields the protein MTTALITGATAGIGAAFARRLAGDGHNVVLVARDEKRLREQATELHDRHGIEAEVLVADLATEEGIGAIEARLGESKHPVDVLVNNAGFGNKGEYLEVPMADELKMLKVHCEAVLRLTSAAVRGMRERRRGAVVNVASVAAFVPRGTYGASKAWVVQFTQGAARDLAGSGVRLMALCPGFVRTEFHQRAGMGTDNIPGWMWLDADKLVDAAMKDLLRGKSLSIPDPRYKALMGAVKLAPRGVLGGLSSRTGRKYGPR from the coding sequence ATGACGACTGCATTGATCACGGGAGCGACGGCGGGCATCGGGGCGGCGTTCGCCCGGCGGCTGGCGGGCGACGGCCACAACGTGGTGCTGGTGGCGCGCGATGAGAAGCGGCTGCGCGAGCAGGCCACCGAACTGCACGACCGGCACGGCATCGAGGCGGAGGTGCTGGTCGCCGATCTGGCGACCGAGGAGGGCATCGGCGCGATCGAGGCGCGGCTCGGCGAGTCGAAGCACCCGGTGGACGTACTGGTGAACAACGCCGGCTTCGGCAACAAGGGCGAGTACCTGGAAGTGCCGATGGCCGACGAGCTGAAGATGCTCAAGGTGCACTGCGAGGCGGTGCTGCGGCTGACGTCGGCGGCGGTGCGCGGGATGCGGGAGCGCCGGCGGGGTGCGGTGGTCAATGTGGCGTCGGTGGCGGCGTTCGTGCCGCGGGGGACGTACGGGGCGAGCAAGGCGTGGGTGGTGCAGTTCACCCAGGGCGCGGCGCGGGATCTGGCGGGCAGCGGGGTGCGGCTGATGGCGCTGTGCCCGGGGTTCGTACGGACCGAGTTCCACCAGCGCGCGGGGATGGGCACGGACAACATCCCCGGGTGGATGTGGCTGGACGCGGACAAGCTCGTGGACGCGGCGATGAAGGACCTGTTGCGGGGGAAGTCGCTGTCGATTCCGGATCCGCGGTACAAGGCGCTGATGGGCGCGGTGAAGCTGGCGCCTCGCGGGGTGCTGGGCGGGCTGTCGTCGCGGACGGGGCGGAAGTACGGGCCGCGCTAG
- a CDS encoding sigma-70 family RNA polymerase sigma factor, which produces MRDDGNQGIGDLVARAVEGDQRATHDLLAHVHPLALRYCRTRLSRLPGDARHFVEDLAQEVCVAVLCALPRYRDTGKPFEAFVFAIAAHKVADLQRAAMRHPGSTAVPSDEMPEQPDDSLGPEERALLSSDAEWAKKLLANLPENQRELVLLRVAVGLTAEETGQMLGMSPGAVRVAQHRALSRLRALAEQ; this is translated from the coding sequence ATGCGCGATGACGGGAATCAGGGGATCGGCGATCTCGTCGCACGCGCCGTCGAGGGCGACCAGCGGGCCACCCACGACCTTCTCGCCCATGTGCATCCGCTCGCGCTGCGCTACTGCCGTACCCGGCTCTCGCGGCTGCCGGGTGACGCCCGGCACTTCGTCGAGGACCTCGCCCAGGAAGTCTGCGTCGCGGTCCTGTGCGCGCTGCCGCGCTACCGCGACACCGGAAAGCCCTTCGAGGCGTTCGTCTTCGCCATCGCCGCGCACAAGGTCGCCGATCTCCAGCGGGCCGCGATGCGGCATCCCGGCAGTACGGCCGTGCCCTCCGACGAGATGCCCGAGCAGCCCGACGATTCGCTGGGCCCCGAGGAGCGGGCGCTGCTGAGCAGCGATGCCGAGTGGGCCAAGAAACTGCTGGCCAACCTGCCGGAGAACCAGCGCGAGCTGGTCCTGCTGCGGGTCGCCGTCGGGCTCACCGCCGAGGAGACCGGGCAGATGCTGGGGATGTCGCCCGGTGCCGTACGCGTCGCCCAGCACCGTGCGCTGAGCAGGCTGCGGGCGCTGGCCGAGCAGTAA
- a CDS encoding MOSC domain-containing protein: MQLLTVNLGRPAPTAHRPTGGTGIDKRPTDGPVTVTAPGPKGVGASGLAGDAVVNTRHHGGNDQAVYAYAREDLDGWERELGRELPNGAFGENLTTRGVEISGALIGERWRVGPRLLLEVTSPRIPCRTFQEWLGEPGWIKRFTRAAVPGAYLRVLEPGEIRAGDAVEAVHRPGHAVTVTLMFQALTTRPELLPRLLEAGAALHPEARAKAEKQAAGMQAARTSGAHAARTNGTQRMEGAKPVEKPA, translated from the coding sequence ATGCAGCTGCTGACGGTGAATCTGGGGCGCCCCGCGCCCACCGCGCATAGGCCGACCGGCGGCACGGGGATCGACAAACGGCCGACCGACGGCCCGGTGACGGTGACCGCCCCGGGGCCGAAGGGCGTCGGGGCCAGCGGGCTCGCGGGCGATGCGGTGGTCAACACGCGCCACCACGGCGGGAACGACCAGGCCGTCTACGCCTACGCCCGCGAGGATCTGGACGGCTGGGAACGGGAACTGGGCCGCGAGCTGCCCAACGGGGCCTTCGGCGAGAACCTCACCACCCGGGGCGTCGAGATCAGCGGCGCCCTGATCGGCGAGCGCTGGCGGGTGGGACCGCGGCTGCTTCTGGAGGTGACCTCGCCGCGGATCCCGTGCCGGACGTTCCAGGAGTGGCTCGGCGAACCGGGCTGGATCAAACGGTTCACCCGGGCCGCGGTGCCCGGCGCGTATCTGCGGGTCCTGGAGCCGGGCGAGATCCGCGCCGGGGATGCCGTCGAGGCGGTGCACCGGCCCGGCCACGCGGTAACGGTCACGCTGATGTTCCAGGCCCTGACGACCCGTCCGGAGCTGCTGCCGCGACTGCTGGAGGCGGGGGCGGCGCTGCACCCGGAGGCGCGGGCCAAGGCGGAGAAGCAGGCGGCCGGGATGCAGGCGGCGCGGACGAGCGGAGCGCACGCGGCGCGGACGAACGGGACGCAGCGCATGGAGGGGGCGAAGCCCGTAGAGAAGCCCGCGTAG
- a CDS encoding LysR family transcriptional regulator — MIEARHLRVLRAVAHTGSFSAAARELGCTQPAVSQQMKALEQAAGTPLLIRTGRETRLTQAGEALVRHAAGILAGLTAAEEEVAAIAGLRAGRVRLVSFPSGSSTLVPTALAKMRAAHPGTRVSLVEAEPPRSIEMLRNGDCEIALAFRYPEVRGADPAAGAEWDDLVVRPILKDRLTGLVPDGHRLAGAASAGFADLAGEPWIAGCPRCRRHLVEVCESAGFTPRIDFATDDYPAVIGLVGAGLGVAALPELTLASVRPKGATTLRMEPAVHREIVALTLPDLARVPAVAAMLDQLADAAGHGR, encoded by the coding sequence ATGATCGAGGCCCGCCACCTCCGCGTCCTGCGCGCCGTGGCCCACACCGGCTCCTTCTCCGCCGCGGCCCGCGAGCTCGGCTGCACCCAGCCCGCCGTCAGCCAGCAGATGAAGGCCCTGGAGCAGGCCGCCGGCACCCCGCTCCTGATCCGTACGGGCCGCGAGACCCGGCTGACCCAGGCCGGCGAGGCCCTCGTACGGCACGCCGCCGGCATCCTGGCGGGGCTGACCGCCGCCGAGGAGGAGGTCGCGGCCATCGCGGGCCTGCGCGCGGGCCGGGTGCGGCTGGTGTCGTTCCCGTCCGGCAGCTCGACGCTGGTGCCGACCGCGCTCGCGAAGATGCGGGCCGCGCACCCCGGTACGCGGGTCTCGCTGGTCGAGGCCGAACCGCCCCGCTCGATCGAGATGCTGCGCAACGGCGACTGCGAGATCGCGCTGGCCTTCCGCTACCCGGAGGTGCGCGGCGCGGATCCGGCTGCCGGGGCGGAGTGGGACGACCTGGTGGTCCGGCCGATCCTCAAGGACCGGCTGACGGGGCTGGTCCCGGACGGCCACCGGCTGGCCGGTGCCGCGTCGGCGGGCTTCGCCGATCTGGCCGGCGAGCCGTGGATCGCGGGCTGTCCGCGCTGCCGACGGCATCTGGTCGAGGTCTGCGAGAGCGCCGGCTTCACGCCCCGTATCGACTTCGCGACGGACGACTATCCCGCGGTGATCGGCCTGGTCGGCGCGGGTCTGGGCGTTGCGGCGCTGCCCGAGCTGACCCTGGCGTCGGTACGGCCCAAGGGGGCCACCACGCTGCGGATGGAGCCGGCCGTGCACCGCGAGATCGTCGCGCTCACCCTGCCGGATCTGGCGCGGGTCCCGGCGGTCGCCGCGATGCTCGATCAGCTGGCGGACGCCGCGGGGCACGGGCGCTGA
- a CDS encoding glycerol-3-phosphate dehydrogenase/oxidase has protein sequence MKTATLGPAQRAEALARMAERELDILVVGGGVVGAGTALDAATRGLATGLVEARDWASGTSSRSSKLIHGGLRYLEMLDFALVREALKERGLLLQRLAPHLVKPVPFLYPLQHRGWERWYAGSGVALYDAMSVSSGHGRGLPVHRHLSHKRALRVAPCLKSDVLVGALQYYDAQMDDARYVATLVRTASAYGAHCANRARVVGFLREGERVVGARVEDVETGGAYAVRARQIVNATGVWTDDTQALIGERGQFHVRASKGIHLVVPKDRIHSTTGLILRTEKSVLFVIPWGRHWIIGTTDTDWDLDKAHPAASSADIDYLLEHVNSVLAIPLTRDDVEGVYAGLRPLLAGESDATSKLSREHTVAHPVPGLVVVAGGKYTTYRVMAKDAVDEAVHGLDQRVAECVTEDVPLAGAEGYRALWNARARIAARTGLHVARIEHLLNRFGALAEEVLELVVADPSLGEPLAAADDYLRAEAVYACTHEGARHLDDVLTRRTRISIETFDRGTRSAREVAELMAPALGWDSAQIEKEIAHYEKRVEAEHESQRQPDDLTADAARLGAPDIVPL, from the coding sequence GTGAAGACAGCGACACTGGGACCGGCGCAGCGTGCCGAGGCACTCGCTCGAATGGCCGAGCGGGAGTTGGACATCCTGGTCGTCGGCGGCGGGGTCGTCGGCGCGGGGACGGCCCTGGACGCGGCGACCCGAGGCCTGGCCACCGGACTGGTCGAGGCGCGCGACTGGGCCTCGGGCACCTCCAGCCGCTCCAGCAAGCTCATCCACGGCGGCCTGCGCTATCTGGAGATGCTGGACTTCGCCCTCGTACGGGAGGCGCTCAAGGAACGGGGGCTGCTGCTCCAGCGGCTGGCGCCCCATCTGGTCAAGCCCGTGCCGTTTCTCTACCCGTTGCAGCACCGCGGCTGGGAGCGCTGGTACGCGGGCTCCGGCGTCGCCCTCTATGACGCCATGTCGGTCTCCTCCGGCCATGGCCGCGGGCTGCCCGTCCACCGCCATCTCTCCCACAAACGGGCGCTGCGCGTGGCGCCCTGCCTCAAGAGCGATGTGCTGGTGGGCGCGCTCCAGTACTACGACGCCCAGATGGACGACGCCCGCTATGTGGCGACGCTCGTGCGCACCGCCTCCGCGTACGGCGCGCACTGCGCCAACCGGGCGCGGGTGGTGGGCTTTCTGCGCGAGGGTGAACGGGTGGTCGGCGCGCGGGTGGAGGACGTCGAGACGGGCGGCGCCTACGCCGTCCGGGCGCGGCAGATCGTCAACGCCACCGGGGTGTGGACCGATGACACCCAGGCGCTGATCGGTGAGCGCGGACAGTTCCACGTACGCGCCTCGAAGGGAATTCACCTGGTCGTCCCCAAGGACCGGATCCACTCCACCACCGGGCTCATCCTCCGTACGGAAAAGAGCGTCCTGTTCGTCATCCCCTGGGGACGGCACTGGATCATCGGGACGACGGACACCGACTGGGACCTCGACAAGGCGCATCCGGCGGCCTCCAGCGCCGATATCGACTATCTGCTGGAACACGTCAACTCCGTGCTGGCCATACCGCTGACCAGGGACGACGTGGAAGGCGTCTACGCCGGGCTGCGGCCGCTGCTGGCCGGCGAGTCGGATGCCACCAGCAAGCTGTCGCGGGAGCACACCGTGGCACACCCGGTGCCGGGGCTGGTCGTGGTGGCGGGCGGCAAGTACACGACGTACCGGGTGATGGCCAAGGACGCCGTCGACGAGGCGGTGCACGGCCTCGACCAGAGGGTGGCGGAGTGCGTCACGGAGGACGTCCCGCTGGCGGGCGCGGAGGGCTACCGGGCGCTGTGGAACGCCCGCGCCCGCATCGCGGCCCGCACCGGCCTCCATGTCGCCCGTATCGAGCACCTCTTGAACCGCTTCGGCGCGCTCGCCGAGGAGGTGCTGGAACTGGTGGTGGCCGACCCCTCACTGGGCGAACCGCTCGCCGCCGCGGACGACTATCTGCGCGCCGAGGCCGTCTACGCCTGCACCCACGAGGGCGCCCGGCATCTCGACGACGTCCTCACCCGCCGCACCCGCATCTCCATCGAGACCTTCGACCGCGGCACCCGCAGCGCCCGCGAGGTCGCCGAGCTGATGGCCCCCGCGCTGGGCTGGGACAGCGCCCAGATCGAGAAGGAGATCGCGCACTACGAGAAGCGGGTCGAGGCGGAGCACGAATCGCAGCGGCAGCCGGACGATCTGACGGCGGATGCGGCGCGGCTGGGGGCGCCGGACATCGTGCCGCTGTGA
- the guaB gene encoding IMP dehydrogenase → MSDNVEGMPAKFAMLGLTYDDVLLLPGASEVLPNAVNTASRVSRNVTVNIPLLSAAMDKVTEARMAIAMARQGGAGVLHRNLSIEDQANQVDLVKRSESGMVTDPITVRPDATLAEADALCAKFRISGVPVTDVAGKLLGIVTNRDMAFEMDRGRQVREVMTPMPLVTGKVGISGDAAIDLLRRHKIEKLPLVDDNGVLKGLITVKDFVKAEKYPNAAKDAEGRLVVGAAVGVGDAAYDRAQALVEAGADFLVIDSAHGHSRGILDMISKVKSNITVDVVGGNVATRDGAQALIDAGVDGVKVGVGPGSICTTRVVAGIGVPQVTAIYEAAQACGDAGVPLIGDGGLQFSGDIAKAIAAGADTVMLGSLLAGCEESPGEMVFINGKQFKSYRGMGSLGAMQSRGQARSFSKDRYFQDNVLSEDKLVPEGIEGQVPYRGPLASVAHQLVGGLRASMGYVGSADIPELKEKGRFVRITSAGLKESHPHDVQMITEAPNYARG, encoded by the coding sequence ATGAGTGACAACGTCGAGGGTATGCCCGCCAAATTCGCCATGCTCGGGCTGACATACGACGATGTCCTGCTGCTGCCCGGCGCATCGGAGGTGCTGCCGAACGCGGTGAACACCGCCTCCCGGGTTTCGCGGAACGTCACGGTCAACATCCCGCTGCTGTCGGCGGCCATGGACAAGGTCACCGAGGCGCGGATGGCCATCGCCATGGCGCGGCAGGGCGGCGCGGGCGTCCTGCACCGCAACCTGTCCATCGAGGACCAGGCCAACCAGGTCGACCTGGTCAAGCGCTCCGAGTCCGGCATGGTCACCGACCCGATCACGGTCCGCCCCGACGCCACGCTCGCCGAGGCCGACGCGCTGTGCGCCAAGTTCCGCATCAGCGGCGTCCCGGTGACGGACGTGGCCGGCAAGCTGCTGGGCATCGTCACCAACCGCGATATGGCCTTCGAGATGGACCGCGGCCGTCAGGTCCGCGAGGTCATGACGCCGATGCCGCTGGTCACCGGCAAGGTCGGGATCTCCGGCGACGCCGCCATCGACCTGCTGCGCCGCCACAAGATCGAGAAGCTGCCGCTGGTCGACGACAACGGCGTGCTCAAGGGCCTGATCACGGTCAAGGACTTCGTCAAGGCCGAGAAGTACCCGAACGCCGCCAAGGACGCCGAGGGGCGGCTGGTCGTCGGCGCCGCGGTGGGCGTCGGCGACGCCGCGTACGACCGGGCGCAGGCGCTGGTCGAGGCCGGTGCGGACTTCCTCGTCATCGACAGCGCGCACGGCCACAGCCGCGGCATCCTCGACATGATCTCCAAGGTCAAGTCCAACATCACCGTCGATGTCGTCGGCGGCAACGTCGCCACCCGGGACGGCGCCCAGGCGCTGATCGACGCGGGTGTGGACGGTGTCAAGGTCGGCGTGGGCCCCGGCTCGATCTGCACCACCCGCGTGGTCGCCGGCATCGGCGTGCCGCAGGTGACGGCGATCTACGAGGCCGCGCAGGCGTGCGGCGACGCGGGCGTCCCGCTGATCGGCGACGGCGGCCTCCAGTTCTCCGGCGACATCGCCAAGGCCATCGCGGCCGGCGCGGACACCGTCATGCTGGGCTCGCTGCTGGCCGGCTGCGAGGAGTCGCCCGGCGAGATGGTCTTCATCAACGGCAAGCAGTTCAAGTCGTACCGCGGTATGGGCTCGCTGGGCGCGATGCAGTCCCGCGGCCAGGCGCGCTCCTTCTCCAAGGACCGCTACTTCCAGGACAACGTGCTGTCCGAGGACAAGCTCGTCCCCGAGGGCATCGAGGGCCAGGTCCCCTACCGCGGCCCGCTCGCCTCGGTCGCCCACCAGCTCGTCGGCGGCCTGCGCGCCTCCATGGGGTACGTCGGCTCGGCCGACATCCCCGAGCTGAAGGAGAAGGGCCGCTTCGTCCGCATCACCAGCGCGGGCCTCAAGGAGAGCCACCCGCACGACGTCCAGATGATCACCGAGGCGCCGAACTACGCCCGGGGCTGA